In the Parasteatoda tepidariorum isolate YZ-2023 chromosome 3, CAS_Ptep_4.0, whole genome shotgun sequence genome, one interval contains:
- the LOC107453113 gene encoding uncharacterized protein isoform X2 has product MIPDPDYSESDEGNEEDSVGDESSGSPSNSSAEPLRDLEEEDEEEWENTYRSSLTYTLGRAGTEKSSSTSKINSSLSQSKKSLFSASETVPRARKSQSLEEQDLIKPKKPSNPYLESTERKMLHKELAFKQKYGQSSINQRSELQRALEKFTEEKVKKDLAASRQSSLEKILEQQARKIEMYEGEGSQVRPAWIERLQQQHINRKVDPKVDEFFRVHAKVVGSLFRSHSADEESNHSSDSSSSRRSSPSDSEG; this is encoded by the exons ATGATTCCAGATCCAGATTACAGTGAATCGGATGAAGGAAATGAGGAAGACAGCGTTGGTGATGAATCATCAGGAAGTCCTAGCAACTCTTCGGCTGAACCTCTAAGAGATTTAGAAGAAGAAGATGAAGAAGAATGGGAAAACACCTATAGATCATCACTTACATACACATTAG GAAGGGCAGGCACAGAAAAATCTTCTTcaacaagcaaaataaatagttcACTCTCAcaatcaaaaaaaagtttattttctgcaAGTGAAACAGTTCCTAGGGCCAGAAAAAGTCAGTCTTTAGAAGAACAAGATCTCATTAAACCAAAGAAACCTTCCAATCCTTATCTTGAATCTACGGAGAGAAAAATGTTGCACAAAGAACTGGCTTTCAAGCAAAAGTA tggACAAAGTAGCATTAATCAAAGATCAGAATTGCAGAGAGCTTTGGAAAAATTTACAGAagagaaagttaaaaaagatcTTGCAGCTTCAAGGCAATCTTCGCTCGAAAAAATTCTTGAGCAGCAAGCTCGAAAGATtgaaatg TATGAGGGTGAAGGATCACAAGTTCGTCCAGCATGGATCGAACGTCTTCAACAGCAGCATATCAACAGAAAGGTGGATCCTAAAGTCGATGAATTCTTCCGAGTACACGCAAAGGTAGTTGGCAGTCTCTTCCGATCTCACTCGGCCGATGAGGAAAGTAACCATTCATCAGACAGTTCTTCTTCAAGACGATCTTCACCCTCAGATAGTGAAGGATGA
- the LOC107453113 gene encoding uncharacterized protein isoform X1, translated as MKDWDISVPYLLPRISSLKKCRNNTMPAKFHKPPHRNSNIPELNTRWSSWRRSDYIYPGMIPDPDYSESDEGNEEDSVGDESSGSPSNSSAEPLRDLEEEDEEEWENTYRSSLTYTLGRAGTEKSSSTSKINSSLSQSKKSLFSASETVPRARKSQSLEEQDLIKPKKPSNPYLESTERKMLHKELAFKQKYGQSSINQRSELQRALEKFTEEKVKKDLAASRQSSLEKILEQQARKIEMYEGEGSQVRPAWIERLQQQHINRKVDPKVDEFFRVHAKVVGSLFRSHSADEESNHSSDSSSSRRSSPSDSEG; from the exons ATGAAAGATTGGGATATATCAGTGCCTTACTTACTACCCAGGATTTCATCgcttaaaaaatgtagaaataacaCTATGCCAGCAAAGTTTCATAAG cCTCCCCACAGAAATTCTAACATTCCTGAATTAAATACAAGATGGTCATCCTGGAGACGATcgg actatATCTATCCTGGCATGATTCCAGATCCAGATTACAGTGAATCGGATGAAGGAAATGAGGAAGACAGCGTTGGTGATGAATCATCAGGAAGTCCTAGCAACTCTTCGGCTGAACCTCTAAGAGATTTAGAAGAAGAAGATGAAGAAGAATGGGAAAACACCTATAGATCATCACTTACATACACATTAG GAAGGGCAGGCACAGAAAAATCTTCTTcaacaagcaaaataaatagttcACTCTCAcaatcaaaaaaaagtttattttctgcaAGTGAAACAGTTCCTAGGGCCAGAAAAAGTCAGTCTTTAGAAGAACAAGATCTCATTAAACCAAAGAAACCTTCCAATCCTTATCTTGAATCTACGGAGAGAAAAATGTTGCACAAAGAACTGGCTTTCAAGCAAAAGTA tggACAAAGTAGCATTAATCAAAGATCAGAATTGCAGAGAGCTTTGGAAAAATTTACAGAagagaaagttaaaaaagatcTTGCAGCTTCAAGGCAATCTTCGCTCGAAAAAATTCTTGAGCAGCAAGCTCGAAAGATtgaaatg TATGAGGGTGAAGGATCACAAGTTCGTCCAGCATGGATCGAACGTCTTCAACAGCAGCATATCAACAGAAAGGTGGATCCTAAAGTCGATGAATTCTTCCGAGTACACGCAAAGGTAGTTGGCAGTCTCTTCCGATCTCACTCGGCCGATGAGGAAAGTAACCATTCATCAGACAGTTCTTCTTCAAGACGATCTTCACCCTCAGATAGTGAAGGATGA